A region from the Chthoniobacterales bacterium genome encodes:
- a CDS encoding DEAD/DEAH box helicase, translating to MHGLEIGLALPDLWQQEAVRLLRDGSDVVVHAPTGAGKTFVFEMLYPTLRGQAIFTVPTRALANDKLAEWRARGWDVGIATGDISENLQAKVIVATLETQKAAFLQRRGPRLLVIDEYQLLSDSQRGVNYELCIALAPPETQLLMLSGSVENPQSVVAWLERLDRKAALVRTDERPVPLEEIMAHDLRSPISANISGYWPKLVARAIGNQLSPLLIFAPRRKTAEELAIAIANALPAPDPLPLSHEQMQLAGEQLTKLLTNRVAWHHSGLSYAVRAGLIEPLAKRGHLRVIVSTTGLAAGINFSVRSVMVTGTSYQSGHHTMELRSDELLQMFGRAGRRGLDEKGYVLATPDLPRLFDARPQRVRRPNSIDWPSFISVMEAAVEHGDDPCRAAIELTKKLFSTNEVRTGFEIGLDWKTIPCGLRTDAERARLVRRFDVEMLNSQGEWEIQPSSSGFTLDRALVRRGERWFPALSQPEIFAQLGTGNLCKLTAGPVKTYGREITVATVVDDVYQPTQPVRKLLRESGLRETRRFDERAFHETVWPFVSKLSTGQPQPPVLRGNLVVAQFSFAHSPVTGFLDSHGKVLIDPPTRREWPAICQTCPHKSDCESIDPTNSPAMAWRKLSLIAPDGTPTQRGQIFSYFSHGEGLTIAAALEKPDYAIEDLIFDVANIRAGHRFAGDDSPYGGRLGFVSSQTYDRMEFPGYLEFGVPVGFGDGAGDVMRELSTPGTNRSKLLTLALRPGDIERAQLEWHSLLRQIVAAPTLPWSRWTELQSAAAHFLETHTRKKRLDFPPLLGEHLLRYLR from the coding sequence ATGCATGGATTGGAGATCGGTCTGGCGCTGCCCGATCTCTGGCAGCAGGAGGCGGTGCGGTTGTTGCGCGATGGCAGCGATGTGGTGGTCCATGCACCGACGGGCGCGGGGAAGACGTTCGTCTTCGAAATGCTCTATCCGACGTTGCGCGGACAGGCCATTTTCACCGTTCCGACCCGCGCACTGGCCAATGACAAGCTGGCCGAATGGCGCGCCCGTGGCTGGGATGTCGGCATCGCGACGGGCGATATTTCGGAAAATTTGCAGGCCAAAGTGATCGTCGCGACCTTGGAAACGCAGAAGGCGGCATTTCTCCAGCGACGCGGTCCGCGGCTGCTCGTGATCGACGAATATCAGCTCCTGAGCGACTCGCAGCGCGGGGTGAATTACGAGCTTTGCATCGCGCTCGCCCCGCCGGAAACGCAGTTGCTCATGCTCAGCGGCAGCGTCGAAAACCCCCAGAGCGTCGTCGCCTGGCTGGAGCGTCTGGACCGGAAGGCGGCTCTCGTTCGCACCGACGAACGCCCCGTGCCGCTGGAGGAAATCATGGCGCACGATCTGCGCTCGCCAATTTCAGCGAACATCAGCGGCTACTGGCCAAAGCTGGTGGCGCGCGCGATTGGCAACCAGCTTTCGCCGCTGCTCATTTTCGCGCCGCGTCGCAAGACCGCAGAGGAACTCGCCATTGCCATTGCCAATGCGCTTCCGGCACCCGATCCGCTGCCCCTTTCCCACGAACAAATGCAACTCGCCGGCGAGCAACTCACCAAACTCCTGACCAATCGCGTCGCCTGGCATCACAGCGGACTTTCCTACGCGGTGCGCGCGGGTTTGATCGAACCGCTCGCAAAACGCGGTCATCTGCGGGTGATCGTTTCCACGACCGGACTCGCGGCGGGCATCAATTTTTCCGTACGCAGCGTCATGGTTACAGGCACGAGTTACCAGTCGGGCCACCACACGATGGAGTTGCGGTCCGATGAGCTTTTGCAAATGTTCGGACGCGCCGGTCGCCGTGGACTTGATGAAAAAGGTTACGTCCTCGCCACGCCCGATTTGCCGCGGCTGTTCGACGCGCGTCCGCAACGCGTGCGCCGACCCAACAGCATCGATTGGCCGTCATTTATCAGCGTGATGGAGGCGGCGGTGGAGCACGGCGACGATCCATGTCGCGCCGCGATTGAGCTCACGAAAAAACTCTTCAGCACGAACGAAGTCCGCACCGGCTTCGAGATCGGACTCGACTGGAAAACGATCCCCTGTGGCCTGCGAACCGACGCCGAGAGGGCGCGGCTCGTCCGGCGTTTCGACGTGGAAATGTTGAACAGCCAGGGCGAATGGGAAATCCAGCCGAGTTCCAGTGGATTCACACTCGACCGGGCGCTGGTGCGGCGGGGCGAACGCTGGTTTCCCGCGCTGTCGCAGCCGGAGATTTTTGCCCAACTCGGCACTGGCAATCTTTGCAAACTCACTGCCGGTCCCGTGAAAACCTATGGACGCGAGATCACTGTTGCCACTGTGGTTGACGACGTTTACCAGCCGACGCAGCCGGTGCGCAAGCTCCTGCGGGAGAGCGGCTTGCGCGAGACGCGGCGCTTCGATGAGCGGGCGTTTCACGAAACGGTCTGGCCATTCGTCTCCAAGTTGTCCACTGGCCAGCCGCAGCCGCCTGTGCTCCGTGGCAACCTCGTCGTCGCCCAATTTTCCTTCGCCCATTCGCCTGTCACTGGATTTCTCGACAGTCACGGCAAAGTTCTCATCGACCCGCCGACGCGGCGCGAATGGCCAGCGATTTGCCAGACTTGTCCGCATAAATCCGACTGCGAGTCGATTGATCCGACAAATTCCCCCGCCATGGCCTGGCGCAAGCTCAGCTTGATCGCGCCCGATGGCACTCCGACTCAACGCGGACAGATTTTCAGTTATTTTTCCCATGGCGAAGGACTGACAATTGCGGCGGCGCTGGAGAAACCAGATTACGCCATCGAGGATCTCATTTTCGATGTGGCGAACATTCGCGCCGGACATCGTTTCGCGGGCGACGATTCGCCTTATGGTGGACGTCTCGGTTTTGTTTCCTCGCAGACTTACGACCGAATGGAGTTCCCGGGTTATCTGGAGTTTGGTGTGCCCGTCGGCTTTGGCGACGGCGCAGGCGACGTGATGCGCGAACTGTCCACGCCGGGCACCAATCGCAGCAAACTCCTCACGCTGGCCCTGCGGCCCGGCGACAT